A window from Lepus europaeus isolate LE1 chromosome 20, mLepTim1.pri, whole genome shotgun sequence encodes these proteins:
- the LOC133749662 gene encoding olfactory receptor 10H1: protein MQGANYSEVTEFILIGFSTFPHLQMMFFLLFLLMYLFTLLGNLLIMVTIWSEHSLHTPMYLFLCALSISEILYTFAIIPRMLADLLSIHHSITFLACANQMFFSFTFGFTHSFLLTIMGYDRYVAICHPLRYNMLMSPRGCACLVAWSWAGGSIMGMVVTTAIFHLTFCGPNEIHHFACHVPPLLKLACGNGVPVVSKSVGLVCIMALLGCFLLILLSYIFIVATILNIPSVEGRHKAFSTCASHLTVVVVHYGFASVIYLKPKGPQSLEGDTLMGITYTVLTPFLSPIIFSLRNKELKNAMKKTFLSKLYPEKM from the coding sequence ATGCAGGGAGCCAATTACTCAGAAGTTACTGAATTTATCCTCATTGGCTTCTCCACCTTCCCCCACCTTCAGATGATGTTCTTCCTGCtgttcctgctgatgtacctgttCACGCTGCTGGGTAACCTGCTTATCATGGTCACCATCTGGAGCGAACACAGCCTGCACACACCTATGTACCTCTTCCTGTGTGCCCTCTCCATCTCTGAGATCCTCTACACTTTTGCCATCATCCCACGCATGCTGGCTGACCTGCTCTCCATACATCACTCCATTACTTTCTTGGCCTGTGCAAACCAGATGTTCTTCTCCTTCACATTCGGCTTCACTCACTCATTTCTACTCACTATCATGGGCTATGACCGCTACGTGGCCATCTGCCATCCCCTGCGCTACAACATGCTCATGAGCCCCCGTGGCTGTGCCTGCCTGGTAGCCTGGTCCTGGGCTGGTGGCTCAATCATGGGAATGGTAGTGACAACAGCCATTTTCCACCTTACCTTCTGTGGACCTAATGAGATCCACCATTTTGCTTGCCATGTGCCACCTCTCTTGAAGTTGGCCTGTGGAAATGGTGTACCAGTAGTATCTAAGAGTGTGGGTCTAGTGTGTATTATGGCCCTGCTTGGCTGCTTTCTCCTTATACTACTCTCCTATATCTTCATTGTAGCCACCATCTTGAATATCCCATCAGTTGAGGGTCGACACAAAGCCTTCTCCACCTGTGCATCCCACCTCACTGTGGTGGTTGTACACTATGGCTTTGCATCTGTCATCTACCTCAAGCCCAAGGGTCCTCAGTCTCTGGAGGGTGACACCTTGATGGGCATCACCTATACAGTCCTCACTCCATTCCTCAGCCCCATCATCTTCAGTCTTAGGAACAAGGAGctgaaaaatgcaatgaaaaagaCTTTCCTCAGCAAACTCTACCCAGAAAAAATGTAA